The proteins below are encoded in one region of Tachypleus tridentatus isolate NWPU-2018 chromosome 4, ASM421037v1, whole genome shotgun sequence:
- the LOC143248180 gene encoding protein FAM200C-like has translation MQMLRTSFEGYFSCGELQTYDNWILNPFMQNLEDVSGIKEDLIDLRHNREIQMEFTNSQLEHFWASQLEAYPALAKKALEVLLPFATTYLFVCSMSKKRKWNDEYVKFGFTCTTEKDGTQRPQCILCSTLFSNANLKPSKLDEHFKNKHGGRDAGNDIVTLRVKRARFDQVGTLPTYGFSPTEKPLLRASYEVAYQIAKSKKPHTIGEELIKPCALEMAKIVLGKEAEKKLQQVSLSNDVIHNRIIDMSVDILEQVVADIKASPVKISLQVDESTDSLKTTAQAIDVLNKIQELFSRNELHLDKIGSICTDGAPAMLGNRSGFAALMRKEVPNLKITHCFLHRHSLSAKTLPPDLKKTLDICVKVVNFIRSRALNHRLFQSLCEEMGQEHTVLLYHTEVRWLSRGPVLFRVFELRGEIHQFLRERVQELAIYFKEPSFAQMLAYLADVF, from the exons ATGCAGATGCTGCGTACTTCATTTGAGGGTTACTTCTCGTGTGGAGAGCTGCAAACCTATGACAACTGGATCCTGAATCCTTTCATGCAGAATTTGGAAGATGTCAGCGGCATCAAGGAAGATCTCATCGACCTTAGACACAATCGTGAAATCCAAATGGAGTTCACCAATAGTCAGCTGGAACACTTCTGGGCTTCTCAGCTGGAAGCATACCCTGCATTAGCGAAGAAAGCTCTTGAAGTGCTGTTACCATTTGCAactacttactt aTTTGTCTGCAGTATGTCGAAGAAACGAAAGTGGAATGACGAATATGTCAAGTTTGGTTTCACCTGTACTACAGAGAAGGATGGGACACAACGTCCACAGTGTATCCTGTGCAGCACACTCTTCTCCAATGCGAACTTGAAGCCATCAAAGCTTGATgaacatttcaagaacaaacatggTGGCAGGGATGCAGGAAATGACATTGTGACATTAAGGGTCAAAAGAGctaggtttgatcaggttggcacATTGCCGACTTATGGATTTTCGCCAACAGAGAAACCTTTACTGCGTGCTTCTTATGAAGTTGCATACCAGATtgctaaatcaaagaaaccccaTACAATTGGTGAGGAACTGATCAAGCCATGTGCCCTTGAAATGGCAAAGATTGTTCTCGGCAAGGAAGCTGAGAAGAAACTCCAACAAGTGTCTTTGTCAAATGATGTAATCCATAACCGAATCATCGACATGAGTGTTGACATCCTGGAACAAGTTGTAGCTGACATCAAGGCTAGTCCAGTTAAGATTAGCCTACaagtggatgaatcaacagat TCCTTAAAGACAACTGCACAAGCTATAGATGtgcttaacaaaatacaagaacttTTCTCAAGAAACGAACTTCACCTTGACAAAATTGGTTCAATATGTACAGATGGTGCACCAGCAATGCTGGGCAATCGTTCTGGGTTTGCTGCATTAATGAGGAAAGAAGTTCCTAATCTGAAAATCACTCACTGCTTTCTTCATCGTCACTCTCTTTCAGCAAAGACATTGCCCCCAGATCTCAAGAAAACTCTGGATATTTGTGTCAAGGTTGTAAACTTTATTCGCAGCCGAGCTTTGAATCATCGATTGTTTCAGTCACTTTGTGAGGAAATGGGTCAGGAACACACTGTTCTTTTGTACCACACTGAAGTGAGGTGGTTGTCACGTGGTCCTGTGCTGTTTCGTGTGTTTGAACTGAGAGGAGAAATTCACCAGTTTCTCCGTGAAAGGGTACAAGAACtggctatatatttcaaagaacctaGTTTTGCTCAGATGCTTGCCTATTTGGCTGATGTGTTTTAG
- the LOC143248181 gene encoding protein FAM200C-like, protein MSKKRKWNDEYVKFGFTCTTEKDGTQRPQCILCSTLFSNANLKPSKLDEHFKNKHGGRDAGNDIVTLRVKRARFDQVGTLPTYGFSPTEKPLLRASYEVAYQIAKSKKPHTIGEELIKPCALEMAKIVLGKEAEKKLQQVSLSNDVIHNRIIDMSVDILEQVVADIKASPVKISLQVDESTDTTAQAIDVLNKIQELFSRNELHLDKIGSICTDGAPAMLGNRSGFAALMRKEVPNLKITHCFLHRHSLSAKTLPPDLKKTLDICVKVVNFIRSRALNHRLFQSLCEEMGQEHTVLLYHTEVRWLSRGPVLFRVFELRGEIHQFLRERVQELAIYFKEPSFAQMLAYLADVF, encoded by the exons ATGTCGAAGAAACGAAAGTGGAATGACGAATATGTCAAGTTTGGTTTCACCTGTACTACAGAGAAGGATGGGACACAACGTCCACAGTGTATCCTGTGCAGCACACTCTTCTCCAATGCGAACTTGAAGCCATCAAAGCTTGATgaacatttcaagaacaaacatggTGGCAGGGATGCAGGAAATGACATTGTGACATTAAGGGTCAAAAGAGctaggtttgatcaggttggcacATTGCCGACTTATGGATTTTCGCCAACAGAGAAACCTTTACTGCGTGCTTCTTATGAAGTTGCATACCAGATtgctaaatcaaagaaaccccaTACAATTGGTGAGGAACTGATCAAGCCATGTGCCCTTGAAATGGCAAAGATTGTTCTCGGCAAGGAAGCTGAGAAGAAACTCCAACAAGTGTCTTTGTCAAATGATGTAATCCATAACCGAATCATCGACATGAGTGTTGACATCCTGGAACAAGTTGTAGCTGACATCAAGGCTAGTCCAGTTAAGATTAGCCTACaagtggatgaatcaacagat ACAACTGCACAAGCTATAGATGtgcttaacaaaatacaagaacttTTCTCAAGAAACGAACTTCACCTTGACAAAATTGGTTCAATATGTACAGATGGTGCACCAGCAATGCTGGGCAATCGTTCTGGGTTTGCTGCATTAATGAGGAAAGAAGTTCCTAATCTGAAAATCACTCACTGCTTTCTTCATCGTCACTCTCTTTCAGCAAAGACATTGCCCCCAGATCTCAAGAAAACTCTGGATATTTGTGTCAAGGTTGTAAACTTTATTCGCAGCCGAGCTTTGAATCATCGATTGTTTCAGTCACTTTGTGAGGAAATGGGTCAGGAACACACTGTTCTTTTGTACCACACTGAAGTGAGGTGGTTGTCACGTGGTCCTGTGCTGTTTCGTGTGTTTGAACTGAGAGGAGAAATTCACCAGTTTCTCCGTGAAAGGGTACAAGAACtggctatatatttcaaagaacctaGTTTTGCTCAGATGCTTGCCTATTTGGCTGATGTGTTTTAG